One Acropora palmata chromosome 2, jaAcrPala1.3, whole genome shotgun sequence genomic window carries:
- the LOC141873997 gene encoding uncharacterized protein LOC141873997 isoform X1, which yields MANSMLLCLVVSWIIHLAHFRTATVIQETTKVKVCSSSASYTLSKSNVTRIHVFLTTDSNNRIELVPWSESNGCFVYTKTLADGTRIRCTSDGKLIVEHAAGGSPTGTSARYLFEGRLSNGSDFQQIYEVEFIECLKTRIGASISLSDELIKLISNGWKRVDDVEFSSNNTKIAHCQPGRCLNLISVNKIRSYPWLYWTRRLNESGGELTLTRIDERDNLRDIQAKIILSSQKSTTGKDKINISLRILVESASHGPHPSVTVKFTSPHLSTFNEFSRSSVTSASQLSAWHAVTGVPSTSPTPSSADWRSRVGMVVLLLAVASFLL from the exons ATGGCTAACTCTATGCTGCTGTGCCTGGTTGTGTCGTGGATTATACATTTGGCACATTTCA GAACAGCAACAGTTATCCAAGAAACAACGAAAGTAAAGGTTTGCTCAAGCAGTGCATCCTACACTCTATCAAAAAGCAACGTCACGAGGATTCACGTTTTTTTGACTACGGACAGCAACAACCGAATCGAGTTAGTTCCTTGGAGTGAATCCAATGGCTGTTTCGTGTACACGAAAACTCTGGCCGATGGCACTCGGATTCGATGCACTTCCGACGGGAAGCTTATCGTAGAGCATGCGGCGGGAGGAAGTCCTACTGGAACATCCGCTCGTTACTTATTTGAAGGTCGACTGTCAAACGGTTCTGATTTTCAGCAAATTTACGAAGTCGAATTTATTGAAT GTTTGAAGACTCGGATTGGTGCATCCATTAGTCTGAGTGATGAATTAATTAAGCTGATATCTAATGGATGGAAACGAGTGGACGACGTTGAGTTTTCCAGCAACAATACTAAGATCGCCCATTGCCAACCTGGACGGTGCCTGAATTTAATAAGCGTTAACAAAATAAGAAGTTATCCCTGGTTATATTGGACAAGGCGATTGAACGAATCTGGTGGAGAGTTGACATTGACAAGAATTGACGAGAGAGACAATCTTCGCGACATTCAAgcgaaaattattttatcttCACAGAAAAGCACGACaggaaaagacaaaattaacaTATCGTTGAGGATCCTCGTTGAGTCGGCTTCTCACG GACCACATCCCTCAGTAACAGTCAAATTCACCTCTCCACATTTATCCACCTTCAACGAATTTTCGCGATCAAGTGTTACAAGTGCTTCGCAACTATCAGCATGGCATGCAGTGACAGGAGTCCCTTCCACGTCGCCAACCCCGTCATCTGCTGATTGGAGATCTAGAGTTGGTATGGTGGTGCTTCTATTGGCTGTGGCTAGCTTTCTtctgtaa
- the LOC141873997 gene encoding uncharacterized protein LOC141873997 isoform X2 — protein MDARGRLLITKERTATVIQETTKVKVCSSSASYTLSKSNVTRIHVFLTTDSNNRIELVPWSESNGCFVYTKTLADGTRIRCTSDGKLIVEHAAGGSPTGTSARYLFEGRLSNGSDFQQIYEVEFIECLKTRIGASISLSDELIKLISNGWKRVDDVEFSSNNTKIAHCQPGRCLNLISVNKIRSYPWLYWTRRLNESGGELTLTRIDERDNLRDIQAKIILSSQKSTTGKDKINISLRILVESASHGPHPSVTVKFTSPHLSTFNEFSRSSVTSASQLSAWHAVTGVPSTSPTPSSADWRSRVGMVVLLLAVASFLL, from the exons atggatgcacgcgGCAGATTGCTGATCACGAAGGAAC GAACAGCAACAGTTATCCAAGAAACAACGAAAGTAAAGGTTTGCTCAAGCAGTGCATCCTACACTCTATCAAAAAGCAACGTCACGAGGATTCACGTTTTTTTGACTACGGACAGCAACAACCGAATCGAGTTAGTTCCTTGGAGTGAATCCAATGGCTGTTTCGTGTACACGAAAACTCTGGCCGATGGCACTCGGATTCGATGCACTTCCGACGGGAAGCTTATCGTAGAGCATGCGGCGGGAGGAAGTCCTACTGGAACATCCGCTCGTTACTTATTTGAAGGTCGACTGTCAAACGGTTCTGATTTTCAGCAAATTTACGAAGTCGAATTTATTGAAT GTTTGAAGACTCGGATTGGTGCATCCATTAGTCTGAGTGATGAATTAATTAAGCTGATATCTAATGGATGGAAACGAGTGGACGACGTTGAGTTTTCCAGCAACAATACTAAGATCGCCCATTGCCAACCTGGACGGTGCCTGAATTTAATAAGCGTTAACAAAATAAGAAGTTATCCCTGGTTATATTGGACAAGGCGATTGAACGAATCTGGTGGAGAGTTGACATTGACAAGAATTGACGAGAGAGACAATCTTCGCGACATTCAAgcgaaaattattttatcttCACAGAAAAGCACGACaggaaaagacaaaattaacaTATCGTTGAGGATCCTCGTTGAGTCGGCTTCTCACG GACCACATCCCTCAGTAACAGTCAAATTCACCTCTCCACATTTATCCACCTTCAACGAATTTTCGCGATCAAGTGTTACAAGTGCTTCGCAACTATCAGCATGGCATGCAGTGACAGGAGTCCCTTCCACGTCGCCAACCCCGTCATCTGCTGATTGGAGATCTAGAGTTGGTATGGTGGTGCTTCTATTGGCTGTGGCTAGCTTTCTtctgtaa
- the LOC141873997 gene encoding uncharacterized protein LOC141873997 isoform X3, which translates to MANSMLLCLVVSWIIHLAHFRTATVIQETTKVKVCSSSASYTLSKSNVTRIHVFLTTDSNNRIELVPWSESNGCFVYTKTLADGTRIRCTSDGKLIVEHAAGGSPTGTSARYLFEGRLSNGSDFQQIYEVEFIECLKTRIGASISLSDELIKLISNGWKRVDDVEFSSNNTKIAHCQPGRCLNLISVNKIRSYPWLYWTRRLNESGGELTLTRIDERDNLRDIQAKIILSSQKSTTGKDKINISLRILVESASHGPHPSVTVKFTSPHLSTFNEFSRSSVTSASQLSAWHAVTGVPSTSPTPSSADWRSRVGWL; encoded by the exons ATGGCTAACTCTATGCTGCTGTGCCTGGTTGTGTCGTGGATTATACATTTGGCACATTTCA GAACAGCAACAGTTATCCAAGAAACAACGAAAGTAAAGGTTTGCTCAAGCAGTGCATCCTACACTCTATCAAAAAGCAACGTCACGAGGATTCACGTTTTTTTGACTACGGACAGCAACAACCGAATCGAGTTAGTTCCTTGGAGTGAATCCAATGGCTGTTTCGTGTACACGAAAACTCTGGCCGATGGCACTCGGATTCGATGCACTTCCGACGGGAAGCTTATCGTAGAGCATGCGGCGGGAGGAAGTCCTACTGGAACATCCGCTCGTTACTTATTTGAAGGTCGACTGTCAAACGGTTCTGATTTTCAGCAAATTTACGAAGTCGAATTTATTGAAT GTTTGAAGACTCGGATTGGTGCATCCATTAGTCTGAGTGATGAATTAATTAAGCTGATATCTAATGGATGGAAACGAGTGGACGACGTTGAGTTTTCCAGCAACAATACTAAGATCGCCCATTGCCAACCTGGACGGTGCCTGAATTTAATAAGCGTTAACAAAATAAGAAGTTATCCCTGGTTATATTGGACAAGGCGATTGAACGAATCTGGTGGAGAGTTGACATTGACAAGAATTGACGAGAGAGACAATCTTCGCGACATTCAAgcgaaaattattttatcttCACAGAAAAGCACGACaggaaaagacaaaattaacaTATCGTTGAGGATCCTCGTTGAGTCGGCTTCTCACG GACCACATCCCTCAGTAACAGTCAAATTCACCTCTCCACATTTATCCACCTTCAACGAATTTTCGCGATCAAGTGTTACAAGTGCTTCGCAACTATCAGCATGGCATGCAGTGACAGGAGTCCCTTCCACGTCGCCAACCCCGTCATCTGCTGATTGGAGATCTAGAGTTG GTTGGCTTTAA